The region CAAAGCGGCGATGCGCGCGACATCATTCTGCACGCGGGCGATGAGTTTGAGAGCAACGCGCGCACACGCATTGTGGTGACGTCGCTCCATACATCGGCGCGACTGACTATCGAAGCGCAAGGTTAGTCGTGCGGCGGAGGACGGTCGAATTCGACCGTACTCCGTGTTGCTTCCCCGCTGCTTTTTGATAATCTGCGAGAAACCATGAAGAACACCAAGCGACTTTTTCTCGTTGCACTTTTTCTCGTCTTTGGTTCCCGATACAGCAATGCGCGGCCTTTTACCTTACCAGTTATTCCCGATACGCAAGTCGCGGTGCGGGCGAAGCCGGAAATGTTCTTCAGCCAGATGAACTGGCTGGCGCAGAACAAGAACGTGTTGAATATTCCGCTTGTGCTTCATGTCGGCGACATCGTCGATTTCGACAACATGAAGCAGTGGGAAACCGCGAGCGCGGGTTTCTCGATTTTGGATAAAGCGAAACTCCCTTACGCGCTTGCGGTTGGAAATCACGATACGGCAGCCGTCGGCGTCAATAGCGGCAGCGCCGCGCCGGGCAATGTCAATGCGAATCTGCGTAATACGGCGAAATTCAATTTCTTCTTTCCACCGCGTCGGCTTGTAGCGCAAGAAGCGCGTTTTGAAGCAGGCAAAAGTGACAACGCAATTTACACCTTCAAAGCAGGCGGATTGAATTGGCTCGTTCTCACGCTGGAATTTTGCGCGCGTCAAGCGCCGGTCGATTGGGCGAATACGGTTTTGCCAAAGTACCCCAAGCACAATGTCATTGTGCTGACGCACTTTCATCTCAATTCGCAGGGGCAGATTAATGGGAACAACGCGGGATACGGCAATCTCAGCACGCAATCGGTTTTCGATCAGCTGACCAAGAAACATCGCAATGTGCTGATGGTCCTAAGCGGCCACGTCGATACTTCCGCGTGGCGCACTGACGTGGGCGAGCAGGACAACACGATTTATCAGATTCTGCAGGATTATCAGGGACAGGATTCCGGCGGCGGCTACATTCGTTTGCTCGACATCGACACGGAAGCCGGCACAATCGACGCGCGAATGTATTCGCCGTTCTACGACAAGACCAAAGAAGACACGTCAAAATTCTCTTTGACCGGCGTAAAATTTATCCGGTAGAAGTACCGTCAAAATCGAGTGGAGACGTTGGAGGAACGATGAAAAGAATTTTGCTGCTGGCCTGTGTTTTGGGTGTGGCGCAGAATGCGTGCGCGCGGCCCGCCGACAAGTTATTCAAAGGCGCGTGGTTCGATGTGCGTTATCCGGCAGGCTGGACGGCGAAACCCGGACAGAAAAGCGAGACATCCGATACGGGTGTCGATAGTGCGCGGTTTGTGTCGCCGGACAATCGCGCCGAGTTTTATGTTTTCTCGCCGATGTGGAATGGCACACCGCAGAATATTTACAACTTGAAGAATGAGGTTGTCGTCGCGCGCCGCGTGCAAACAACACCCGAGGATGTCAAGCGCGGCATCTCGGGAATGCGTGTCATCTGGACGACAGTTCGCGCCAAAGACAACGCGTATCTCCGCTCGATTCTCGACCGCGAAAGCCTGTCGCACAACACGCGTAATGTTTTCGCGTTTCGTTATCGCAACGACGCAACGCGGCGCAAATATGCGCCGGCGTTCGAGCGCTTTAAGAAGTCGCTGCGTCAGTATCTCGACTAGGCTTTGCGGCATTCCAATGCTTCATTTCTTCGGCGATGAAGTGTTCGACAAGATCGCGGTACATCTTTTCGATGGCGTCGGGGCTGAGTCCCGCATCTTCTGCCCACGCGCGTCGCTGCGCGAGCATCGCCTGAAAACGCTCCGGTGCGCGCACCGCGGTGGCGTCGGTCTTGAATTTCGCGGCGGCTTTCACGTACTCGAAGCGCTGGCCAAGCAACTGAACAACGTGTTTATCGAGCGAATCGATGGCCGCGCGAATCTCTTTCATATCGCGGCATTCAGAAGGTGTTTTTATCGTCATGCTGTTTTGAAACGGCGGGTGTTCCACCAACCCAGAGCCACGCCGAAAACCGCGTGCGCCGAAAGCGTGAGCCACAGGAATGTGCCCGCATCGAGCTTGAGTTGGAAAAATTTGTAGTACGGCGAAAGCAAGAGAAGGGCTTCAACAACAAGCGCCCAAACAACGGCACCGATGAAGAACGTCCGGCGTCGCGGTTGCGGGACCATCGCGAGAAACATAATGCCGAGCGCCGCGCCATTCGAGAAATGATAAAGCCAGCCGGTGAGTTGAACGGCGAAGCCGAAATCAGTCGGCGCAGCATTGAGCAGCATTTGTCCGAAACGTGGGAAAACCGCGAACAGCGGATAGCCCGCCATGACGAACGGCACACGGAATAAATCGTAAACGACGGCGGCGAAAATTCCACCAATCGCGCCATCAACGATCCAGCGACGCGGGCCGAAAGTCTCGCTTTTATCGCGCTTTGCGAGCCACCACAACGCCAGAATCGCCGGTGGGAAAACGATGCAGGCAAAGGCTTGCATCGGCCAGAGGCGATAGAATGCGCCGAGCAGGCACGCAAAGGAAAGCGAAGCAAGAAAGAAAACAGCAAGTCTTTGCATAAGAGAAGTACGGTCGATTTCGACCGTACTCAAACAACTTCTATAATGACGCCGGTGTTTTGCAGCCGCGCGCCGGGAATTCCGTTCGAGGTTTCGACGTGCAAGTTCTGACCTTCAAAGGCAAACGTCGTGTCGAAGCCGTGAACGCTGTTTTGACGCAGTTCGTATTTGCGCTTTTCGGCTGCGGTTGAATAATCGGCTTCCAGGGTTTTGAGTTCCGGCGAGCGCATTTCGTCAATAACGGTTGCCAACCGCGCAAGGACAGAGCGCAGTTTTCCCACAGCATCACTCACTTCATAAACCTTGCGCGACTTGTGGCCGAGCGTCCATTGCATCCGATTGTCGCCGAGCGCTGTGCCTTCAATCGCGCCGCAAATGGTTGCAACGCGCAGCAAATCTTCGGGCCGCAACTCATACGAATCGGGATAGCCTTCGATAGGCTTCGGGTGCGCCCAGCCTTCGACGATTTCGTCCAGAAGCGCTGTCGCGCGCTGCAATTCTTCAGTCATTTTTGAATTAAAAAAGTACGGTCGAATTCGACCGTACTTTGGAATTTGGAATACGCTTGCGAATTTATTCTTCGGCCATCTTCGCATCGACTTCGGCGCGTGTCGGCATCGAAATCTGCGCGCCCTGCTTGGTGGCGGAAAGCGCGGCGGCGGCGTTGGCAAACAAAACGGCTTGCTCCAGATTCTTGCCTTCCGCCAGAGCGCATGCGAGCGCGCCGTTAAACGTATCGCCCGCCGAAGTGGTGTCGATAGCTTTCACTTTGAAGCCGGGAACGCGTGTCGCGCCCGAACCCGAAGTAATCAGCGCGCCGTCTTTGCCAAGCGTTGTAATCACCGATTCGACACCGGCGTCGAGTAACGGACGACAAGCTGCCGATGCGGTGTGAATTCCGACATCTTCGGCGCCGGTCAGCACCAAGATTTCGGTTTCGTTGGCGATGATGATGTCGGTGTTCTGCAGCAAATCGGCGGGCAGAATGCGCGCGGGTGCCGGATTCAAAATGACGCGCGTTTTGTTCTCGACGGCCACACGAGCGGCGTAGCGCACGGTTTCCATCGGAATTTCGAGCTGCAGCAGCATCACTTTCGCGCCTTCGATGACCGGACGTGCGGCGTCGATGTCGGCGGGCGTGAGTTGCATGTTCGCGCCGGGCGCAACCACGATTTCGTTCTCGCCGTTTTCATCGACGAAAATCAGGGCGATGCCTGACGCTTTCGCTTCGTCGCGGCGCACATAATCGGTGCCCAGCCCCACTTCGGCGTAGGATTTTTCGCTCGCTTCGGCGAACATATCGTTGCCCAGACGCGCCACGAGCTGCGTGCGCGCGCCCATCTTAGCGGCAGCGACGGCCTGGTTTGCGCCTTTGCCACCAGGATTCATTACGAAATCGGTACCTAAAATCGTTTGGCCGGGCAGCGGCAGTTCGTCGCAGCGCACCACCATATCCATATTTGACGAGCCAATTACGACCACATCGCAAAGAGACATAAAAATCCTTGAAACGAAAACGTTTCGCTTCCTCATTATCGCGCGATGTTCGACTTGCGCGCAACCCGAAGTACGGTCGAATTTGGCCGTACTGTTATGTCGTTTGTGATAAAACAAAACCGATTTTAATCGGAGACACTTTTCTTGATGGACACCAACCTTTCACATCTCGCCGCTCAACTTCGCATCGACAGCATTCGTTGCACCACTGCCGCCGGTTCGGGACACCCTTCTTCCTCAATGTCGGGCGCTGACATCATGGCGGTTCTGCTCGCCAAGCATCTGCGCTACGACTGGAACAACCCCAAAAGCCCCGCCAACGACTCGCTGATTTTCTCCAAAGGCCACGCTTGCCCTTTGCTTTATGCAGGTTATAAAGCTGTCGGCGCCATCACCGATGAAGAACTGCTCACGCTGCGCCAGTTGGGAAGCCGTTTGGAAGGCCATCCCACACCGGATATTCCGTGGGTCGAAGCGGCGACAGGTTCGCTCGGACAAGGCTTGTCGGTCGGTGTCGGTGACGCTTTGTGCGGCAAGAACCTCGACAAGTTGCCTTATCGCGTCTGGGTCATTCTGGGCGATAGCGAAATGGCGGAAGGTTCGGTTTGGGAAGCGTTCGGCACCGCCGGCGAATATGGTTTGAACAACCTTGTCGCGATTATCGACGTGAACCGTTTGGGTCAGCGCGGCCCGACAATGCTCGAATGGAACACGGGCGCTTACGCCGCGCGCGCCAAAGCTTTCGGCTGGAACGCGATTGAAATCGACGGTCACAACATCGAAGAAGTTGAGCGTGCTTTCGCCGCCGCTGAAAAAAGCGACAAGCCGTTCTGTATCGTGGCGCGCACCAAGAAAGGTTCGGGCGCGAGCCTCACCGAAGACCAGCCCGGCTGGCATGGCAAAGCGTTGAACGCCGAACAAGCCGAAACCGCGATTGCCGAGATCAAAGCCGCGAGTGGCATTGAAGACGCCAACATCGTAATCACGCCGCTCCTGCCCGAAGCGGGTACGGTCGAAATCGGCGGCAAGTCCGACGCGCTACCGCAATATCCGCTTGGTGAGAAAGTCGCAGCCCGCAAAGCTTACGGCGACGCGCTCAAAGCAATTGGCGCCGACGAGCGCGTTGTTGCCCTCGACGCGGAAGTTTCCAACTCGACGTTCTCCGAAATCTTCGGCAAAGCCTATCCCGACCGCTTCTTCGAAATGTATATCGCCGAACAGCAGATGGTTTCGAGCGCTGTTGGCTTGCAGTGGCGCGGACGCATTCCGTTCTGCTCGACGTTCTCCGCGTTCTTCAGCCGCGCCTATGACCAGATCCGCATGGCCGCGATTTCCCAGGCCGACATTCGTTTCTGTGGCTCGCACGCCGGCGTTTCGATTGGTGAAGATGGCCCGTCGCAGATGGCTTTGGAAGATCTCGCGATGTTCCGCGCGATTTGCGGCTCGACGGTTTTATATCCCTCGGATGCCGCTTCCACCGTTGCGCTCGTCGCCACGATGAAAGATTTGAAAGGCATTTCGTTCATCCGCACCACGCGCGAAGCCACGCCGGTTCTTTACGGCCCGGATGAACAGTTCCCCGTCGGCGGCAGCAAAACCCACGGCGACGGAACAGCCGCAGCCATTATTGGCGCAGGCATCACGTTGCACGAAGCGTTGAAGGCGCAGAAAGAATTGAAGGAAAGCGGCACCGAAGTGCGCGTCATCGACCTTTATTCTGTGAAGCCGATTGACGTGGCGACGATTGCCAAAGCCGCGCAGGAATGCGACAAAATCATCGTCGTTGAAGATCACTGGCGCGAAGGCGGTTTGGGCGAAGCAACGCTGGCGGCGTTGGCGCAAGCGGGCGTGGCGCCGAAAGCGTTTGCTCACCTGTGCGTCGAGAAGATGCCGCGTTCGGGCAAGCCGATGGAACTGCTCGCCGACAACGGTATCGATGCGAAAACCATCGCTGCTGCGGTGAAATAAGTTGTTGGAAGCCGCAAATCACGCAAAGAGTACGGTCGATTTCGACCGTACTCTTTTGCAGTCTGTTCCCGCCGCGCCGTGGTTGCTCCGCGGTGCGGCGGTTGCGTTTTTCGATGGCAAAGGCGTCGCGCTACAGGTGAATTACACCGAATCGCCCGTCGGTCCGTATCACGAAACAGCGCGCGTTGGCTGGCAGCGCCGCCCGAAAGTCGTGCAGATGCGCGTGAATTCGGTCGCTTCACGGCGCGGCGGACGGCGAGTTTGGGGCTTTCCGAAAACACTTGCCGATATTACGTGGCACGAGCGTAGGAATCGTATCGAAGTGCGCGCGAAGGGCGAAGTCTTTCGCTGGCGCGCGTGCGGCCCGCAAATTCCGATTTCACTGCGCGCCTTCACTGTTCAGCGATTTCGCGGGGCTGATGTCAGAGTGCCGGTTGCCGTTTCGGGCCGCGTGCAATTCGCGTTTCGCGGAATGCAACTCGGCGTTGTGCTGCACGAAATGAAACTCGTTGTCGAGGCACCGCGATGAGAACGCGCGTTGATGACGAAATCAAAGCGGGGCGTTTGTGGCGCGCGAAAGAACGGTTAAGCAGTGTCGTTGGCCAGATTCCGTACGATGCAAAGGTTTATGAAGAGCTTGGTTACGTTTTGCTCCTGATGAACGATTTGCCGGAAGCCGGAAAATATTTGTTTGTATCCGGTGCGCGTAAGCCAGAGTATCAAGAAGCAATCGCGCTTTTCCTGGAGCGACACGGAAGACATGGTTGGCAGCAACTCGTGTCGCAGTTTCCCAAGCGAGCGAAGAGTCTACGCCGCGATCAATTCCCTGAAAC is a window of Abditibacteriaceae bacterium DNA encoding:
- a CDS encoding DUF6584 family protein; amino-acid sequence: MRTRVDDEIKAGRLWRAKERLSSVVGQIPYDAKVYEELGYVLLLMNDLPEAGKYLFVSGARKPEYQEAIALFLERHGRHGWQQLVSQFPKRAKSLRRDQFPETVQSTLRDLEMPSEHGQELPAYAKPKTMRDNVLGFCGVVVSTIAIIFLGVVFWTGFATLFGSR
- a CDS encoding metallophosphoesterase produces the protein MKNTKRLFLVALFLVFGSRYSNARPFTLPVIPDTQVAVRAKPEMFFSQMNWLAQNKNVLNIPLVLHVGDIVDFDNMKQWETASAGFSILDKAKLPYALAVGNHDTAAVGVNSGSAAPGNVNANLRNTAKFNFFFPPRRLVAQEARFEAGKSDNAIYTFKAGGLNWLVLTLEFCARQAPVDWANTVLPKYPKHNVIVLTHFHLNSQGQINGNNAGYGNLSTQSVFDQLTKKHRNVLMVLSGHVDTSAWRTDVGEQDNTIYQILQDYQGQDSGGGYIRLLDIDTEAGTIDARMYSPFYDKTKEDTSKFSLTGVKFIR
- a CDS encoding isochorismate lyase, whose translation is MTIKTPSECRDMKEIRAAIDSLDKHVVQLLGQRFEYVKAAAKFKTDATAVRAPERFQAMLAQRRAWAEDAGLSPDAIEKMYRDLVEHFIAEEMKHWNAAKPSRDTDAATS
- the rbsK gene encoding ribokinase; protein product: MSLCDVVVIGSSNMDMVVRCDELPLPGQTILGTDFVMNPGGKGANQAVAAAKMGARTQLVARLGNDMFAEASEKSYAEVGLGTDYVRRDEAKASGIALIFVDENGENEIVVAPGANMQLTPADIDAARPVIEGAKVMLLQLEIPMETVRYAARVAVENKTRVILNPAPARILPADLLQNTDIIIANETEILVLTGAEDVGIHTASAACRPLLDAGVESVITTLGKDGALITSGSGATRVPGFKVKAIDTTSAGDTFNGALACALAEGKNLEQAVLFANAAAALSATKQGAQISMPTRAEVDAKMAEE
- a CDS encoding transketolase, giving the protein MDTNLSHLAAQLRIDSIRCTTAAGSGHPSSSMSGADIMAVLLAKHLRYDWNNPKSPANDSLIFSKGHACPLLYAGYKAVGAITDEELLTLRQLGSRLEGHPTPDIPWVEAATGSLGQGLSVGVGDALCGKNLDKLPYRVWVILGDSEMAEGSVWEAFGTAGEYGLNNLVAIIDVNRLGQRGPTMLEWNTGAYAARAKAFGWNAIEIDGHNIEEVERAFAAAEKSDKPFCIVARTKKGSGASLTEDQPGWHGKALNAEQAETAIAEIKAASGIEDANIVITPLLPEAGTVEIGGKSDALPQYPLGEKVAARKAYGDALKAIGADERVVALDAEVSNSTFSEIFGKAYPDRFFEMYIAEQQMVSSAVGLQWRGRIPFCSTFSAFFSRAYDQIRMAAISQADIRFCGSHAGVSIGEDGPSQMALEDLAMFRAICGSTVLYPSDAASTVALVATMKDLKGISFIRTTREATPVLYGPDEQFPVGGSKTHGDGTAAAIIGAGITLHEALKAQKELKESGTEVRVIDLYSVKPIDVATIAKAAQECDKIIVVEDHWREGGLGEATLAALAQAGVAPKAFAHLCVEKMPRSGKPMELLADNGIDAKTIAAAVK